One genomic window of Salvelinus alpinus chromosome 17, SLU_Salpinus.1, whole genome shotgun sequence includes the following:
- the LOC139542186 gene encoding vasopressin V2 receptor-like, translating into METISGEMGWNGLGHSSLASVTTGRTNLTSSLFSDFTSLNSSHEGAGSYYWIIPENASATTPHALPQPRVRDLGLARAEIGVLGLVLALTTLGNGFVLWVLLRRRKHNAPMHLFMVNLCLADLVVALFQVFPQLVWDITERFQGPDFLCRSVKYLQIVGMFASSYMIVAMTVDRHYAICCPLQAYRGGSVSRWNTPIMMAWGLALLLSIPQLFIFSRSEVSPGEFECWANFAEPWGLKAYITWMTLAVFLLPALIITVCQIRIFREIHNNIYLKSERMVSAELKKNNDVIFHFHRVKKDGDRATRDQGRGACRGGRGAGGEQLLKTMNNNPSSTLCNPLLPLSPQSTTAVVPSECYPYLSPSPQYSSCHNNHTVATQQSPFNTPDNITLPSNPGLSDQRGSSTAVVPQSCDTCSHGSHGPVTSGGCGGGSVPPNNGGCYCHESYTSFELPSSPRCVSSPRPSLEYPPPPPRALTPPSISKAMSKTVRMTLVIVLVYTVCWSPFFIVQLWAAWDPNPPDQGVAFTILMLLASLNSCTNPWIYTFFSSSVSRELQAMLRCRPRTPRRGSIPDDSTTTHTSTTKDSLY; encoded by the exons ATGGAAACCATCTCCGGGGAAATGGGTTGGAATGGATTAGGCCACTCCTCTCTGGCATCCGTGACAACAGGAAGAACCAACCTCACTTCCTCCCTCTTCTCCGACTTCACATCCCTTAACAGTTCTCATGAAGGGGCAGGGTCCTATTACTGGATTATCCCCGAGAACGCCTCAGCCACCACGCCCCATGCCTTACCCCAGCCCAGGGTGAGGGATCTGGGTCTGGCCCGGGCGGAGATAGGGGTCCTGGGCTTGGTGCTGGCCCTCACTACCCTAGGGAATGGCTTCGTACTGTGGGTGCTGCTCCGCAGGAGGAAACACAACGCTCCCATGCATCTGTTCATGGTCAACCTGTGTCTGGCTGACCTGGTGGTGGCGCTGTTCCAG GTTTTCCCCCAGCTGGTGTGGGACATCACAGAAAGGTTCCAGGGGCCGGATTTTCTGTGTCGCTCAGTAAAGTACCTGCAGATCGTAGGGATGTTCGCGTCCTCCTATATGATCGTAGCCATGACAGTGGACCGGCACTATGCCATCTGCTGCCCACTGCAGGCCTATCGTGGTGGGTCCGTGTCCCGCTGGAACACCCCTATTATGATGGCCTGGGGCCTGGCCTTACTTCTCTCTATACCACAG TTGTTCATCTTCTCGCGGTCGGAGGTGTCTCCAGGAGAGTTTGAGTGCTGGGCTAACTTCGCTGAGCCGTGGGGACTCAAGGCCTACATCACCTGGATGACCCTAGCAGTGTTCTTACTGCCAGCACTAATCATCACGGTCTGCCAG ATCCGGATCTTCAGAGAGATTCACAACAACATCTATCTGAAGTCAGAGAGGATGGTGTCAGCAGAGCTCAAGAAGAACAACGATGTCATCTTCCACTTCCACAGAGTCAAAAAGGACGGCGACAGAGCGACCAGGGATCAGGGGAGAGGGGCAtgcagaggggggagaggagcaggAGGGGAACAGCTTCTAAAGACTATGAACAACAACCCCTCCAGCACTCTCTGTAACCCTCTCTTACCGCTCTCCCCCCAGTCTACTACAGCTGTTGTACCCTCAGAGTGCTATCCCTACCTGTCCCCCTCTCCACAATACAGCAGCTGTCACAACAACCACACAGTAGCAACACAGCAAAGCCCCTTCAATACCCCAGATAACATAACCCTCCCCTCCAACCCCGGCCTCAGTGACCAAAGGGGCTCTAGTACAGCTGTAGTTCCCCAATCATGTGACACGTGCTCACATGGATCCCATGGCCCAGTCACCTcaggtggttgtggtggtggttcagTGCCTCCTAACAATGGTGGATGCTACTGTCATGAGTCCTACACATCCTTCGAGCTCCCATCCTCCCCCCGGTGTGTCTCCTCTCCACGCCCATCGCTGGAGTACCCTCCCCCACCCCCCCGGGCCCTGACGCCCCCCTCCATCTCCAAGGCCATGTCTAAGACGGTGAGGATGACTCTGGTGATAGTGTTGGTCTACACAGTCTGCTGGTCCCCCTTCTTCATCGTTCAGCTGTGGGCCGCCTGGGACCCCAACCCTCCAGACCAAG gcgtAGCGTTCACCATCCTGATGCTGCTGGCCAGTCTGAACTCGTGTACCAACCCCTGGATCTACACCTTCTTCAGCAGCTCTGTGTCCAGGGAGCTACAGGCCATGTTACGCTGCAGACCAAGAACCCCGCGCAGGGGCTCCATACCTGacgactccaccaccacacacacctccaccaccAAGGACAGCCTCTActga